In Coturnix japonica isolate 7356 chromosome 7, Coturnix japonica 2.1, whole genome shotgun sequence, one DNA window encodes the following:
- the CTDSP1 gene encoding carboxy-terminal domain RNA polymerase II polypeptide A small phosphatase 1 isoform X2, giving the protein MDHQSIITQLSKEEVTAPLQEKGAQSPPAAAKKPRGRSILQSLFCCLCHDDAEPFSVNNNAPLLVEENGSVPKAAVKHLLPEIKPQDASKLCVVIDLDETLVHSSFKPVNNADFIIPVEIDGIMHQYADPVADLLDKWGAFRARLFRESCVFHRGNYVKDLSRLGRDLRRIIIVDNSPASYIFHPDNAVPVASWFDNMADTELLDLLPFFERLSKVDDVYTVLKKQRTNS; this is encoded by the exons ATGGACCACCAGTCCATCATCACCCAGCTTAGCAAGGAGGAGGTGACCGCCCCGCTGCAGGAGAAAG GTGCCCAGAGCCCCCCAGCCGCTGCTAAGAAGCCTCGGGGCCGCAGCATCCTCCAGTCCttgttctgctgcctgtgccACGATGACGCCGAGCCCTTCTCTGTCAACAACAACGCCCCGCTGCTGGTGGAGGAGAACGGCTCCGTGCCTAAG GCTGCAGTCAAGCACCTCCTGCCCGAGATCAAGCCTCAGGACGCCAGCAAGTTGTGTGTGGTCATCGACCTGGATGAGACGCTGGTGCACAGCTCCTTCAAG CCGGTGAACAACGCCGACTTCATCATTCCGGTGGAGATCGATGGCATCATGCACCAG TACGCAGACCCTGTCGCCGACCTGCTGGATAAGTGGGGGGCGTTTCGTGCCCGGCTCTTCCGCGAGTCCTGCGTCTTCCACCGGGGCAACTACGTGAAGGACCTGAGCCGCCTGGGCCGCGACCTGCGCCGCATCATCATCGTGGACAACTCGCCCGCCTCCTACATCTTCCACCCCGACAACGCT GTACCGGTGGCCTCGTGGTTTGACAACATGGCAGACACGGAGCTGCTGGACCTGCTGCCCTTCTTCGAGAGACTCAGCAAAGTGGACGACGTTTACACAGTGCTCAAGAAACAGCGGACTAACAGCTAG
- the CTDSP1 gene encoding carboxy-terminal domain RNA polymerase II polypeptide A small phosphatase 1 isoform X1: protein MDHQSIITQLSKEEVTAPLQEKGAQSPPAAAKKPRGRSILQSLFCCLCHDDAEPFSVNNNAPLLVEENGSVPKAAVKHLLPEIKPQDASKLCVVIDLDETLVHSSFKPVNNADFIIPVEIDGIMHQVYVLKRPHVDEFLQRMGELFECVLFTASLAKYADPVADLLDKWGAFRARLFRESCVFHRGNYVKDLSRLGRDLRRIIIVDNSPASYIFHPDNAVPVASWFDNMADTELLDLLPFFERLSKVDDVYTVLKKQRTNS, encoded by the exons ATGGACCACCAGTCCATCATCACCCAGCTTAGCAAGGAGGAGGTGACCGCCCCGCTGCAGGAGAAAG GTGCCCAGAGCCCCCCAGCCGCTGCTAAGAAGCCTCGGGGCCGCAGCATCCTCCAGTCCttgttctgctgcctgtgccACGATGACGCCGAGCCCTTCTCTGTCAACAACAACGCCCCGCTGCTGGTGGAGGAGAACGGCTCCGTGCCTAAG GCTGCAGTCAAGCACCTCCTGCCCGAGATCAAGCCTCAGGACGCCAGCAAGTTGTGTGTGGTCATCGACCTGGATGAGACGCTGGTGCACAGCTCCTTCAAG CCGGTGAACAACGCCGACTTCATCATTCCGGTGGAGATCGATGGCATCATGCACCAG GTGTATGTATTGAAACGACCACATGTGGATGAATTTCTTCAAAGGATGGGAGAGCTCTTTGAATGTGTCCTCTTCACTGCCAGCCTGGCCAAG TACGCAGACCCTGTCGCCGACCTGCTGGATAAGTGGGGGGCGTTTCGTGCCCGGCTCTTCCGCGAGTCCTGCGTCTTCCACCGGGGCAACTACGTGAAGGACCTGAGCCGCCTGGGCCGCGACCTGCGCCGCATCATCATCGTGGACAACTCGCCCGCCTCCTACATCTTCCACCCCGACAACGCT GTACCGGTGGCCTCGTGGTTTGACAACATGGCAGACACGGAGCTGCTGGACCTGCTGCCCTTCTTCGAGAGACTCAGCAAAGTGGACGACGTTTACACAGTGCTCAAGAAACAGCGGACTAACAGCTAG